Genomic segment of Ruegeria sp. TM1040:
CCGCCCAGCGCAGCGCGTTGACCGTCCCTTCCTTCCTCGCCCAAAATGTACCCCAGCCGCTCCCCCGCGAGTACGTTCTCCCGTAATGTATGCCCCAGGCGTTCACGCGCAAAAAGCGATCGTTCCACGAGCCTTCAGAGCTCAGCGCCATGATCGTCACAAAGCTCGCGATGCTCCAGATTTCACGCAGGTATTGAGGTCCAGAGAACCGCGCGAGGATACTCTCTGGCAGAAGGAAGGTCATAACCTGCGGAGTTGTGAGCAATAGAAGAAGAATGCCCCAATTGGGAACTTTGTCCCTCATCGGGACATCTGCGGTGGGTGACCCATCGTGCCCATCCGGCGTCTCGGAATACATCGGCGTCAAATCCAAAGTGCAAAATGCTAAAACTATTCCCGCTTTGGGTGCGCCACACATCGGCATCCTGTCAAGGCACATAGCCGCCCTGCAAAGCAAAACAGGGCCTTGAAACGGGCGTCCCCCTCCCCCAGATTGCGCCTCGCAGGGGACGACCCCGCCAATGGCTGCGCCGTGCAGGCGTGACCGTTGCCTCGTTATCGGGACGACCCGACCACAGACATGAGGTCGCCTATGCGCTCCCCCCTTGACCGTCTTCGTCACGCCCTGAGTTTCGAGATCATCGCCCTGTTGTTGATCGTCCCCCTTGGGGCCGCAGTGTTTCACTTTCCCCTGCACGCAATCGGGGCTGTCGGCATCGTCAGCGCCACGCTCGCGACCCTGTGGAACCTGATCTACAACTGGGGCTTTGATGCGATTTTGCAGCACTGGCGGGGTAGCACGCTCAAGACACCGATGCTCCGGGTGCTGCATGCGGTGCTCTTTGAAGGCGGGCTGCTCATCGTGCTGATGCCCTTCATCGCCTGGTATTTGCAGGTTTCGCTCTGGCAGGCCTTTGTGATGGATGTGGCCTTTGCGCTCTTTTACATGGTCTATGCGTTTGGGTTTAACTGGGCCTATGACCGCCTGTTTCCCCTGAAAGAATGGCAGGAGGACCACGCCGCGCAACACTAGGCTGCGGCGCCCCCACCAGAGCACACAGAGAGCCGCCCTAAACCTGGGGGCGGCGTATCTGCCTTCAGTCGTTCAAATCCGCAAAGAGATTGTCGGTCTCGACAAAATCGATCCGGTCCGTCTCGATAGTGCCCTCGTTGATGTCGCGCACCTCGACCTTGCCATCGCCATAGCCGATCACCACCGTGTCGCAGATGTCGATGAACAGCCCGTTCTCAACCACGCCGGGGATCTGGTTCAGCACCAACGCCAGCTGGCGCGGATTGCCGATCCGGTTGAGATGCAGATCAAGGATGTGATTGCCCTCGTCGGTCACATAGGGGCTGGCACC
This window contains:
- a CDS encoding PACE efflux transporter, with the protein product MRSPLDRLRHALSFEIIALLLIVPLGAAVFHFPLHAIGAVGIVSATLATLWNLIYNWGFDAILQHWRGSTLKTPMLRVLHAVLFEGGLLIVLMPFIAWYLQVSLWQAFVMDVAFALFYMVYAFGFNWAYDRLFPLKEWQEDHAAQH